The Chitinophagales bacterium genome has a window encoding:
- a CDS encoding M56 family metallopeptidase — MLQYIINTTAIWLTGLIVFDLFLRREANHGYNRFYLLVILFAGALIPLWSWGGDSVIYNANISKPIAEQSAAIRQTIVEASEGGIIGWEQWLFIIYITGAAIVSVFLLKDLVNIMQLYRQGILSKDGTWTIIETGKAQSPFSAFRYVYISSKDNYTEEELRMILTHEEQHGHLLHFVDVLLVRLANIFFWFNPLIYILEKRLLMVHEYQADAAVSTTPSAYGQFLVEQSILGSAPVLAHSFTRSPLKKRILMLTRKTTALAKSKQLLLLPVLAIAMLSFTENSFLEGIPSPVREGNKVTYRGNTFEFPSSENDTVMVTDPTTGDMQLVITSKEPSNPNKMNDERVYMPGELQTSSGSKDRYTGPSSLNDQALKEYLLTNMKKEIKKLADGEYRLLIGAVVIDKKGNIVYFEFDSVEKLAGTKNGRPQYKFISEKINETFAKRTAVLLNNAPNHTPASNNGVEVNSAINNTAFWNSFKVKNGELVSL; from the coding sequence ATGCTGCAATACATCATCAATACTACTGCAATATGGCTTACAGGCCTTATTGTTTTCGACCTGTTCCTGCGCAGGGAGGCCAACCATGGATATAACAGGTTCTACCTGCTGGTAATATTATTTGCTGGAGCATTAATACCATTATGGTCGTGGGGTGGAGATTCAGTTATCTATAATGCTAATATCAGCAAGCCTATTGCAGAACAATCAGCCGCAATAAGACAGACTATTGTTGAAGCATCTGAAGGAGGCATCATAGGCTGGGAACAATGGCTATTTATCATATACATAACAGGTGCTGCTATAGTAAGTGTGTTCCTGCTGAAGGACCTGGTGAACATAATGCAACTATACAGACAAGGCATACTATCTAAAGATGGCACATGGACCATAATAGAAACAGGCAAAGCGCAAAGCCCGTTCTCTGCATTCAGGTATGTATATATCAGCAGCAAAGACAATTATACAGAAGAAGAGTTGCGAATGATACTGACACACGAAGAGCAGCACGGTCACTTACTGCACTTTGTTGATGTACTGCTGGTACGCTTAGCCAATATCTTCTTTTGGTTCAACCCACTCATTTACATTCTTGAAAAGAGACTGTTGATGGTACATGAATACCAGGCAGACGCTGCAGTATCTACTACCCCATCAGCTTATGGTCAGTTCCTGGTAGAACAGTCTATATTAGGTTCAGCCCCTGTACTCGCTCATTCATTTACACGTTCACCCTTAAAAAAACGTATCCTTATGTTAACAAGAAAAACAACAGCCCTTGCAAAAAGCAAGCAACTGTTATTACTGCCCGTATTGGCTATTGCCATGCTAAGTTTTACAGAGAACTCATTCCTTGAAGGCATCCCGAGCCCGGTACGCGAGGGTAATAAAGTAACCTATCGGGGTAATACATTTGAGTTTCCAAGCAGTGAGAATGATACTGTTATGGTAACAGACCCAACAACCGGTGATATGCAATTGGTGATCACCAGTAAAGAACCATCTAATCCCAATAAGATGAATGATGAGCGCGTGTATATGCCTGGGGAGCTGCAGACCAGCAGCGGATCAAAAGACAGGTATACAGGCCCCTCGAGCCTAAACGACCAGGCGTTGAAAGAATACCTGCTGACCAATATGAAAAAGGAAATAAAAAAACTTGCTGACGGTGAATACAGGCTTTTGATAGGAGCAGTAGTGATAGACAAAAAAGGAAACATAGTTTACTTTGAATTTGACAGCGTGGAAAAACTTGCAGGCACAAAGAACGGCAGGCCACAATACAAGTTCATCAGTGAGAAGATAAATGAAACATTTGCCAAAAGAACCGCCGTGCTGCTGAATAATGCACCCAATCATACTCCTGCATCCAATAATGGAGTAGAAGTGAATAGTGCAATAAATAACACCGCATTCTGGAATTCGTTCAAAGTAAAAAACGGAGAACTTGTATCCCTGTAA
- a CDS encoding gliding motility-associated C-terminal domain-containing protein: MRYATLLCITILMINGPLRAQNLVPNPGFESYTRCPHMYSMPDSNLEYYIPDWFSVMQYTSPDYFNACGKAWPYWPYRMNVPQNMYDYQEPHGGVAYAGFYAYGLGKRVPPDDSFYSEALIARLLTPMKTGKKYTVSFWVNYTLHYTPANKIAVDAVGAYFSDTFIYKMQGLNPKLPFSIRNSPGNLIYDTLNWTEITGVYTAHGGEEYIIIGNLTAPSNGPFKDTMIKPTNPNTIWESYYFLDDVSVVRYCDSVFTSSDTTVCNNAEVELTPATVGANYLWNTGAATATIKVAAGEGVYWRQTMADCDLHVDTIHLSRYLDNTASITDTTACIYEDGIPLHPTVAGAASYIWSTGSTSASETVKAAGVYWCRSVKDCIQHTDTFHVSEKAIPLHPFSLGADTTSCDELTIGTSYGSKVTYSWNTGDTVCCIKADTSGAFILTVKNDCYSTTDTLEFEKKVCNNCIFIPTAFSPNSDGINDLFTIRVRCQLRLFTIRIFDRWGEEVFASHSLQQKWDGKYKNKEVQMGTYYYVASFTLDDGHPQVIKGDITLLR, translated from the coding sequence ATGCGATACGCCACCTTATTATGTATAACGATACTGATGATCAACGGCCCTTTGCGGGCTCAAAACCTTGTGCCTAACCCGGGCTTCGAATCATATACACGGTGTCCGCACATGTACAGCATGCCTGACTCTAACCTGGAGTATTACATCCCCGACTGGTTCAGCGTAATGCAATACACAAGCCCTGATTATTTTAATGCCTGCGGCAAAGCCTGGCCCTATTGGCCATACCGTATGAATGTGCCGCAGAATATGTATGACTATCAGGAACCACATGGCGGAGTAGCATATGCGGGTTTTTATGCCTATGGGCTGGGAAAACGGGTGCCGCCCGATGATAGTTTTTACAGCGAGGCGCTCATTGCAAGGCTGCTGACGCCGATGAAGACAGGGAAAAAATATACTGTGTCGTTTTGGGTGAATTATACGTTGCATTATACGCCGGCCAATAAAATAGCGGTTGATGCCGTCGGTGCCTATTTCTCTGATACGTTCATCTACAAGATGCAGGGCCTGAACCCCAAACTGCCTTTTTCTATCCGCAATTCACCCGGCAACCTCATATACGATACGCTTAACTGGACAGAGATAACGGGTGTCTATACGGCGCATGGGGGAGAGGAGTATATAATTATCGGCAACCTGACCGCACCGTCCAACGGGCCTTTTAAGGATACTATGATCAAACCCACAAATCCTAACACCATATGGGAGTCTTATTATTTCCTGGACGATGTATCTGTTGTCCGGTACTGCGACTCAGTATTTACCTCATCAGATACTACTGTTTGCAACAATGCGGAGGTAGAGCTAACACCTGCAACAGTAGGTGCCAACTATTTATGGAACACAGGCGCTGCCACGGCCACTATTAAAGTGGCCGCGGGGGAAGGTGTTTACTGGCGACAGACAATGGCTGATTGCGACCTGCATGTAGATACCATACACCTGTCCCGCTACCTGGACAATACCGCATCCATAACCGACACAACAGCTTGTATCTATGAAGACGGTATCCCTCTGCACCCAACAGTAGCCGGTGCGGCCTCCTATATATGGAGTACAGGTAGCACGTCGGCATCCGAAACGGTAAAAGCTGCAGGAGTATATTGGTGCAGGTCTGTAAAAGATTGTATTCAGCATACGGATACCTTCCATGTTTCAGAAAAGGCTATACCGCTGCACCCTTTCTCGCTGGGCGCAGATACTACCTCTTGCGATGAATTGACCATTGGTACATCCTACGGCAGCAAAGTAACTTATAGCTGGAACACCGGCGACACGGTATGCTGCATTAAAGCAGATACATCAGGAGCGTTTATCCTAACGGTCAAAAATGACTGTTACAGTACGACAGATACCCTTGAGTTTGAAAAGAAAGTTTGTAACAACTGCATCTTTATTCCTACAGCCTTTTCCCCGAATAGCGACGGTATCAACGACCTGTTCACCATTCGTGTACGCTGCCAGTTGCGACTGTTCACCATCCGCATATTCGACCGCTGGGGCGAGGAAGTGTTCGCATCTCATTCGCTACAACAAAAATGGGACGGAAAATATAAGAACAAGGAGGTACAGATGGGCACTTATTATTATGTCGCTTCCTTTACACTCGACGATGGCCACCCACAGGTCATTAAAGGGGATATTACTTTGTTGAGGTAA
- a CDS encoding AhpC/TSA family protein produces the protein MLLRYLSILLIVAGLSSCGGGQNKFTVIGDIKGLPESDVLLEDVGMNGIVIIDSTRPDAAGKFELTGTTMEPHLFRLRFQGNRFILLSVDKGNLKISADWNTLENYNVSGSAPSESLKKLIIVVREHMSDLNQMQIVLDTLRARGDTARLASAMASAKEMNMSLTRHIESYADTTKYVSNAVFAAQILNPQAEGAYMEAFIQSLGSRFPNSKTAKEFTDKYNEMTAAFNRQAEANEAGMAGMAPEISLPAPDGEIVNLSSLRGKYVLIDFWASWCGPCRQENPNVVMAYNKFKNKNFTILGVSLDEDKDKWLQAIKKDNLTWTHVSDLKGWQSIAARDYNVNGIPANFLVDPEGNIIANNLRGPDLEAKLAEVLGH, from the coding sequence ATGTTATTAAGATATTTATCAATACTACTGATCGTAGCAGGTCTATCTTCATGCGGCGGCGGACAGAATAAATTCACCGTAATCGGGGATATAAAAGGTTTGCCTGAAAGTGATGTACTTCTTGAAGATGTAGGGATGAATGGCATAGTAATTATAGACTCTACCCGCCCTGATGCTGCAGGTAAGTTTGAATTGACAGGCACTACTATGGAGCCGCACCTCTTTCGTCTTCGTTTCCAGGGCAACCGGTTCATATTATTATCTGTTGACAAAGGCAACCTGAAGATAAGTGCTGATTGGAACACGCTAGAGAACTATAATGTATCTGGTTCTGCCCCGTCTGAAAGCCTGAAAAAACTGATCATTGTAGTACGTGAACATATGAGCGACCTGAACCAGATGCAGATAGTACTGGACACTTTGCGCGCCAGGGGCGACACCGCAAGACTGGCATCTGCCATGGCTTCAGCCAAAGAGATGAACATGTCGCTGACCCGGCATATTGAATCCTATGCCGACACGACAAAATATGTATCCAACGCCGTATTTGCGGCGCAAATACTGAATCCGCAGGCCGAGGGTGCGTATATGGAAGCATTTATACAAAGCCTGGGGAGCCGTTTCCCGAATTCAAAAACAGCGAAAGAGTTTACTGATAAATACAATGAAATGACTGCTGCCTTCAACAGGCAAGCCGAAGCGAACGAGGCGGGTATGGCAGGCATGGCACCTGAAATATCGCTACCTGCACCGGATGGAGAGATAGTGAATTTATCATCCCTGAGGGGGAAATATGTACTGATAGACTTCTGGGCATCGTGGTGTGGCCCATGCAGGCAGGAAAACCCTAATGTAGTAATGGCTTATAATAAGTTCAAGAACAAGAACTTTACCATACTGGGCGTATCGCTGGATGAGGATAAAGATAAATGGCTGCAAGCCATCAAAAAGGATAATCTGACATGGACACATGTAAGCGACCTGAAAGGATGGCAGTCGATAGCGGCCCGGGACTATAACGTGAATGGCATACCTGCCAACTTCCTGGTAGACCCAGAAGGAAATATCATAGCCAACAACCTGCGCGGACCGGACCTGGAAGCGAAACTTGCCGAGGTGCTGGGACACTAA
- the lon gene encoding endopeptidase La, with product MKPKIDMFLGNTEDEMEFMPIVPLGEDEMDEQEKGDLPTEIPVIALRNTVLFPNVVLPITVAREKSVLAINKAQEEGKWIGVLAQKDGENEDPTTNDVYHTGTVAKIVKQIKMPDGNTTIFIMGRMRFEVAEFTQTEPYFKANVNYIEDTFPKEDPAFDALIASLKDMSEQIAQLSPNLPNETSIVLRNIEHQSFLIHFISSNISAKLEEKQKLLEENDIKLRAEKLMQLLQAELQLLELKNEITNKTRADIDKQQREYFLQQQLKSIREELGGEPNDREIKDLQKRAEGVKFSEEAKELFRKNIEKLERMHPSTPDYSVIYNHLDLMLDLPWGTFTQDSYDLKKAQKILDHDHYGMEKIKERILEYLAVLKLKGDMKSPILCFVGPPGIGKTSLGKSIANSINRKYVRLSLGGLHDESELRGHRKTYIGAMPGRIIQSLRKTKSANPVFILDEIDKVGKDFRGDPSSALLEVLDPEQNNSFYDNYLELEFDLSKVLFIATANSLGDIQPALRDRLEIIHLSGYSLEEKIEIAKRHLVPKEKEMHGLADQKLKFSDKVLGKIIQQYTRESGVRELDRTMASMMRAIAKRVAMEEKVPLNITDEYVEEVLGKPKFINDLYVKGNPPGVAVGLAWTSVGGDILFIETALSKGKGGLTMTGNLGNVMKESATTALSYLKAHAEEYSIKPDDFEKYNVHFHVPEGAVPKDGPSAGITILSALASLFTGRKLRSYLAMTGEITLRGQVLPVGGIKEKILAAKRAGIKEIILCEQNRKDVEEINKAYIKGLKFHFVSEMSEVTDLALMKR from the coding sequence ATGAAGCCGAAGATCGATATGTTTTTAGGGAATACTGAAGATGAAATGGAGTTTATGCCCATTGTGCCACTGGGTGAAGATGAAATGGATGAGCAGGAAAAAGGAGACCTGCCCACAGAGATACCTGTAATAGCACTGCGTAACACTGTATTATTCCCGAATGTTGTATTGCCCATTACCGTGGCCAGGGAAAAATCTGTACTGGCCATCAACAAAGCACAGGAAGAAGGTAAATGGATAGGTGTACTGGCACAGAAGGATGGAGAGAATGAAGACCCGACAACGAATGATGTGTACCATACAGGTACCGTTGCCAAAATAGTGAAACAGATAAAGATGCCTGATGGCAATACGACCATATTCATCATGGGACGTATGCGTTTCGAGGTAGCTGAGTTCACTCAAACTGAACCTTATTTTAAGGCTAATGTTAACTACATAGAGGACACTTTCCCTAAAGAGGATCCTGCTTTTGATGCCTTGATAGCATCGCTGAAGGATATGTCGGAGCAGATAGCACAACTATCGCCCAACCTGCCCAATGAGACCAGTATCGTACTGCGTAATATCGAGCACCAGTCTTTCCTGATACACTTTATATCGTCGAACATATCTGCCAAGCTGGAAGAAAAGCAGAAGCTGCTGGAAGAAAATGACATCAAGCTAAGAGCTGAAAAACTGATGCAACTGTTGCAGGCAGAACTGCAACTGCTGGAACTGAAGAATGAGATTACCAATAAGACACGTGCTGATATAGACAAACAGCAGCGTGAATATTTCCTGCAGCAACAACTGAAATCTATTCGCGAAGAATTAGGTGGCGAGCCTAACGACCGCGAAATAAAAGACCTGCAGAAAAGAGCTGAGGGAGTGAAGTTCTCAGAAGAAGCTAAAGAGTTGTTCAGGAAGAATATAGAGAAGCTGGAGCGTATGCACCCCAGCACGCCCGACTACTCTGTAATTTATAACCACCTGGACCTGATGCTGGACCTGCCATGGGGCACCTTTACGCAAGACAGCTACGACCTGAAGAAGGCACAGAAGATACTGGACCATGACCACTATGGCATGGAAAAAATAAAAGAACGCATTTTAGAATACCTGGCCGTATTGAAACTGAAGGGTGATATGAAATCGCCGATACTTTGTTTTGTTGGCCCCCCTGGTATCGGTAAAACATCGTTAGGTAAGAGTATTGCTAACTCAATTAACAGGAAATATGTACGCCTGAGCCTTGGCGGTCTGCACGACGAAAGTGAACTGCGCGGGCATCGTAAGACCTATATCGGTGCTATGCCGGGGCGTATCATACAATCGCTGCGCAAAACAAAATCGGCCAACCCGGTATTTATACTCGATGAGATAGATAAGGTGGGCAAAGATTTTCGTGGCGACCCTAGCTCTGCACTGCTGGAAGTGTTAGACCCGGAACAAAACAACTCGTTCTACGACAACTACCTGGAGCTGGAATTCGACCTTTCGAAAGTACTGTTCATAGCTACTGCAAATAGCCTGGGTGATATACAACCTGCCCTGCGTGACAGGCTGGAGATCATACACCTGTCGGGCTACTCGCTGGAAGAAAAGATAGAGATAGCCAAACGTCACTTAGTGCCGAAAGAAAAAGAGATGCACGGGCTAGCCGACCAGAAGCTGAAATTCAGTGATAAAGTACTGGGTAAAATTATACAACAGTACACAAGAGAATCGGGTGTGCGGGAACTTGACAGGACCATGGCATCGATGATGCGTGCTATTGCCAAACGTGTGGCTATGGAAGAGAAAGTGCCGCTGAACATAACTGACGAATATGTAGAGGAGGTACTGGGCAAGCCTAAGTTCATCAACGACCTGTATGTAAAGGGGAATCCTCCGGGCGTTGCAGTAGGTTTAGCATGGACATCTGTAGGCGGTGATATATTGTTCATTGAAACAGCCTTATCTAAAGGTAAAGGAGGCCTGACCATGACAGGAAACCTGGGCAATGTAATGAAAGAAAGTGCGACAACCGCATTGTCTTATCTGAAAGCACATGCCGAGGAGTACAGCATCAAGCCTGATGATTTTGAAAAATACAATGTACACTTTCACGTACCTGAAGGTGCTGTACCTAAAGACGGACCAAGTGCAGGTATCACAATCCTGAGCGCATTGGCATCGCTGTTTACAGGACGTAAGTTAAGGTCGTACCTGGCCATGACCGGTGAGATCACATTACGCGGACAAGTATTGCCTGTTGGCGGTATTAAGGAAAAGATACTGGCAGCAAAACGCGCGGGTATTAAAGAGATCATCCTCTGTGAGCAGAACAGGAAAGACGTTGAAGAGATCAACAAAGCGTATATCAAAGGGCTTAAATTCCATTTCGTTTCTGAAATGAGCGAGGTTACAGACCTTGCACTGATGAAACGATAA
- a CDS encoding HmuY family protein, with translation MKGLLGKYLLFASLLFASCQKDDLPVTLPQKGEVEYSLVEMGEDYTDQLFFNFETNSVVHVSQVNSWDLAFDAGVGGFHVYMNGGADVLVYNTHETDFTKVTTAPGVLSEEWLFDRPCGLGDSTGIGDWRGKTATGSEIFIVKLNSTYITNNLKKVRIVLVDGSKYVLEYADLDENITHTITIPKDDKYNYVYFSFDKGGQVVQPDPPKDTWDIVFTRYRFIYYDLDNFKYIVSGVLTNPYNTTSAADSTDKFADITGSKVTELTYSDHRDIIGFDWKEYNFDTKSYDMHPEKNYVIKNRNGNYWKIHFLDFYNKQGVKGCPSFEFQRAY, from the coding sequence ATGAAAGGATTATTAGGCAAATACCTGCTATTTGCATCCTTATTGTTTGCATCCTGTCAAAAGGATGATCTTCCTGTAACCCTGCCACAAAAGGGAGAGGTAGAGTATTCATTGGTTGAAATGGGGGAAGATTATACGGATCAGCTCTTCTTCAACTTTGAAACGAACAGTGTGGTACACGTCAGCCAGGTAAACAGTTGGGACCTGGCCTTTGATGCAGGTGTGGGAGGTTTTCATGTGTACATGAACGGTGGTGCCGATGTGCTGGTATATAACACGCACGAAACGGATTTTACCAAAGTAACTACCGCGCCTGGGGTACTCAGCGAAGAGTGGTTGTTCGACCGTCCATGCGGTTTAGGTGATTCAACAGGTATTGGCGACTGGAGAGGTAAAACAGCAACTGGCAGCGAGATATTCATTGTAAAACTGAACAGCACTTACATAACCAACAACCTGAAAAAAGTTAGAATTGTACTGGTAGATGGTTCAAAATATGTGCTCGAATATGCCGACCTGGATGAGAACATAACACATACCATCACTATACCCAAAGACGATAAATATAATTATGTCTACTTCTCTTTTGATAAAGGCGGACAGGTAGTACAGCCAGACCCCCCGAAAGATACATGGGATATCGTATTTACCAGGTATCGTTTTATATACTACGACCTGGATAATTTCAAATACATAGTAAGTGGCGTACTGACCAATCCGTATAACACAACTTCCGCTGCAGATAGTACGGATAAGTTTGCTGATATTACCGGCAGTAAGGTAACAGAACTGACCTATTCCGATCACAGGGATATCATCGGGTTCGACTGGAAAGAATATAATTTCGATACCAAGAGCTACGATATGCACCCTGAAAAGAACTATGTCATTAAGAACCGCAATGGTAATTACTGGAAAATTCACTTCCTTGATTTTTACAACAAACAGGGTGTAAAAGGTTGTCCGTCATTCGAGTTTCAACGCGCATATTAA
- a CDS encoding M56 family metallopeptidase, with the protein MLQYIINTSAIWLLGLIVFDLFMRREANHGYNRFYLLVILFAGILIPLWSWDNDSVIYATDVSRPIAEQSAIARETIVAVSENSILGWEQWLMIIYITGVAVVSIYLLRDLLNIVRLYRNGVHSKDGTWTIIETGKPQSPFSAFRYVFISSKHSYTEEELQMILAHEEQHGHLLHFVDVLLIRLINILFWFNPLIYILERRLLMVHEYQADAAVSTTPSAYGQFLVEQSILGSAPVLAHSFTRSPLKKRILMLTRKTTTLAKSKQLLLLPVLAIAILSFTKNAFTWEEPQRDGNKVTYKGNTIVFSEASAPDTVMVQDPRTDEIRMVISRIDPKPLTLNGEDIFIDDQHDLTETEDVKSKLNDKINNILSDVSQNGEIPTGSYNYYINHLIVDKNGNIVYMEPFKKVLIPINVYDINGKDITPQPLTDELNTRITNAIIKEFETSKVATLTINNVTRVYCFDLKGDFTAQ; encoded by the coding sequence ATGCTGCAATACATCATCAATACATCCGCGATATGGCTACTTGGGCTGATAGTTTTCGACCTGTTCATGCGCAGGGAGGCCAACCATGGATATAACAGGTTCTACCTGCTGGTAATATTATTTGCGGGCATATTAATACCATTATGGTCCTGGGATAATGACTCTGTGATATATGCTACAGATGTAAGCAGACCTATTGCTGAACAGTCTGCTATTGCACGTGAAACAATAGTGGCAGTATCTGAAAACAGCATACTGGGTTGGGAGCAATGGTTGATGATAATATATATTACCGGAGTAGCCGTAGTTAGCATATATCTGCTCAGGGACCTGCTGAACATTGTGAGGCTGTACAGAAATGGTGTACACTCCAAAGACGGAACATGGACCATTATTGAAACAGGTAAACCACAAAGCCCGTTCTCTGCGTTCAGGTATGTTTTTATCAGCAGCAAACACAGCTATACTGAAGAAGAATTACAAATGATACTGGCACATGAAGAACAGCACGGGCACCTGCTACACTTTGTTGACGTGCTGTTGATCCGCTTAATAAATATCCTGTTCTGGTTCAACCCGCTCATTTACATTCTTGAAAGAAGACTGCTGATGGTGCATGAATACCAGGCAGATGCAGCAGTATCCACTACCCCATCAGCCTATGGACAGTTCCTGGTAGAGCAGTCCATATTAGGTTCAGCTCCTGTACTTGCCCATTCATTTACACGCTCACCCTTAAAAAAACGTATCCTTATGTTGACAAGAAAAACAACAACCCTCGCAAAAAGCAAACAATTGTTATTGCTGCCGGTGCTAGCTATAGCTATCCTGAGCTTTACAAAAAATGCATTTACCTGGGAAGAGCCTCAAAGAGATGGTAATAAAGTCACTTATAAAGGGAATACAATTGTATTTTCTGAAGCATCTGCACCTGATACCGTAATGGTACAAGATCCCAGAACCGATGAGATCAGAATGGTGATATCGAGGATAGATCCCAAACCACTTACACTGAACGGGGAAGATATCTTTATAGACGACCAACATGACCTGACTGAAACTGAAGATGTAAAGAGCAAACTAAATGATAAGATCAATAACATCCTAAGCGACGTTTCGCAAAATGGTGAAATTCCAACTGGTAGTTATAACTATTATATCAATCATCTGATCGTTGATAAAAACGGGAACATTGTCTATATGGAGCCTTTTAAAAAAGTCCTCATACCTATAAACGTGTATGACATTAACGGGAAGGATATTACTCCACAACCATTGACGGATGAATTGAACACAAGAATTACGAATGCGATTATCAAAGAATTTGAAACATCTAAAGTGGCAACGTTAACCATAAACAATGTAACACGCGTCTATTGTTTCGACCTGAAGGGAGATTTTACAGCGCAATAA
- a CDS encoding BlaI/MecI/CopY family transcriptional regulator, whose protein sequence is MKRNKTVSQLTKAEEEIMHIIWQIQPCLVRDIIDKLGDPDIPHSTVSSVVRILERKGFLDHKAYGKTYEYFPIISKEEYAQQGVQSLVEKYFSGSPKKLVSFLVKSEDLNLKELNELLKNIDNPEK, encoded by the coding sequence ATGAAACGCAATAAAACGGTATCGCAATTAACGAAAGCAGAAGAAGAGATCATGCACATCATATGGCAGATACAGCCTTGTCTTGTGCGTGATATAATAGACAAACTGGGCGACCCTGATATTCCACACAGTACAGTATCATCGGTAGTGCGGATATTAGAACGCAAAGGTTTCCTGGACCATAAGGCTTATGGTAAGACCTACGAGTACTTCCCAATCATAAGCAAAGAAGAGTATGCGCAACAAGGCGTACAAAGCCTGGTAGAAAAATACTTCAGCGGATCGCCTAAAAAGCTGGTGAGTTTCCTGGTAAAGAGTGAAGACCTGAACCTTAAAGAGCTGAATGAACTATTGAAAAATATTGACAACCCTGAAAAGTAA